Proteins from a genomic interval of Acidimicrobiales bacterium:
- a CDS encoding cytochrome P450: MTGSFDPLDPATLQDPQPRLARLRAEGPVHYVERLDAWFVVRHELVVEALRRPEVFSSQFPKSVLPLSADDQRRIAEAMADGLPRPKTMITADGDVHTRYRRLVSKAFSPRAIAVLEPTVRAITTKLIDAWIDRDRIEVVEDFAVPLPVEVIARALNVPDDRLADFRRWSDATVLTFGATPTVDERVAAIRTVQELQRFFVAAIEERRARPQDDLLTGLLDARIDADDDVDDKRPLDVPEIVSLVQELLVGGNETTTKLIAEMVRLFADHPDRWAAVRANPDLIPAVVEESLRLASPAQAMWRLTTEDVELGGVAIPAGSRVVLSYASANRDEDLFTEPDAFEPERANLTDHLAFGRGPHFCIGSGLARLEARVAFEELARRVRVMTLSDTNDFPYNPSFLLRGLERLDVDIVAA, encoded by the coding sequence ATGACCGGCAGCTTCGACCCGCTCGATCCCGCCACCCTCCAGGATCCCCAGCCGCGGCTGGCCCGGCTCCGAGCCGAGGGGCCGGTGCACTACGTCGAGCGCCTGGACGCGTGGTTCGTGGTGCGCCACGAGCTCGTCGTCGAGGCACTGCGCCGGCCCGAGGTCTTCTCCAGCCAGTTCCCGAAGTCCGTCCTGCCCCTGAGCGCGGACGACCAGCGCCGGATCGCCGAGGCGATGGCCGACGGCCTTCCCCGACCCAAGACGATGATCACCGCCGACGGCGACGTGCACACCCGCTACCGGCGACTCGTGTCGAAGGCGTTCTCGCCGCGGGCGATCGCGGTCCTCGAGCCCACCGTCCGCGCCATCACCACGAAGCTCATCGACGCGTGGATCGACCGGGATCGAATCGAGGTCGTGGAGGACTTCGCGGTGCCGTTGCCGGTCGAGGTGATCGCCCGGGCACTCAACGTGCCCGACGACCGTCTGGCCGACTTCCGCCGGTGGTCCGACGCCACCGTGCTCACCTTCGGAGCCACGCCGACCGTCGACGAACGGGTCGCGGCCATCCGCACGGTCCAGGAGCTGCAGCGGTTCTTCGTCGCCGCGATCGAGGAGCGCCGCGCCCGGCCACAGGACGATCTGCTCACCGGGCTCCTCGACGCTCGGATCGACGCCGACGACGACGTCGACGACAAGCGGCCGCTCGACGTCCCCGAGATCGTCAGCCTGGTGCAGGAGCTGCTGGTGGGCGGCAACGAGACGACGACGAAGCTGATCGCGGAGATGGTCCGCCTGTTCGCCGATCACCCGGACCGGTGGGCGGCGGTGCGGGCGAACCCCGACCTCATCCCCGCGGTGGTGGAGGAGTCGTTGCGCCTGGCGTCGCCCGCGCAGGCCATGTGGCGGCTCACGACCGAGGACGTCGAGCTCGGCGGGGTGGCCATCCCGGCGGGGAGCCGTGTCGTCCTCTCCTACGCCTCGGCAAACCGGGACGAGGACCTCTTCACCGAGCCCGACGCGTTCGAGCCCGAACGGGCCAACCTCACCGACCACCTGGCCTTCGGACGGGGCCCGCACTTCTGCATCGGGTCGGGGCTGGCCCGGCTCGAAGCCCGGGTGGCCTTCGAGGAGCTCGCCCGGCGCGTGCGGGTCATGACGCTGTCGGACACCAACGACTTCCCCTACAACCCGAGCTTCCTGCTGCGGGGCCTGGAGCGGCTGGACGTCGACATCGTCGCCGCCTGA
- a CDS encoding acyl-CoA dehydrogenase family protein, which produces MPYEFSPEGQALLAEVKAFLDEHVYPNEATYQRQYEELGEHSYPPILDEMKAVARAQGLWNLFLPHLRPGEPGTKLSNVDYAPISEELGKSDFSSETLNCSAPDTGNMEILHLYGSEAIQQRWLSPLLEGEIRSAFAMTEPAVASSDATNISLRIERDGDHYVLNGRKWFTSGILAPRCEVMIVMGKTDPSAARHLQQSMIVVPKDTPGVTVLRSLRVFGYEHRGGHGEVDFQDVRVPVDNLLGEEGGGFAISQARLGPGRIHHCMRAIGAAERALALMVERALERTTFGKLVAQQGLIQHWIAESRIEIDMAREYVLKTAHLMDTVGNKAAATEISGIKVAVPRIALKVIDRAIQVHGGGGVTQDFPLADMYAYHRTLRIADGPDEVHEMTIARRELLRHDPAFRNA; this is translated from the coding sequence ATGCCCTACGAATTCAGCCCAGAGGGCCAAGCGCTCCTCGCCGAGGTCAAGGCGTTCCTCGACGAGCACGTGTACCCCAACGAGGCCACCTACCAGCGCCAGTACGAGGAGCTCGGCGAGCACAGCTACCCGCCGATCCTCGACGAGATGAAGGCAGTCGCCCGGGCCCAGGGCCTGTGGAACCTCTTCCTCCCCCACCTCCGCCCCGGCGAGCCGGGGACGAAGCTGTCGAACGTCGACTACGCCCCCATCTCCGAGGAGCTGGGGAAGTCCGACTTCTCCTCGGAGACCCTGAACTGCTCGGCACCCGACACCGGGAACATGGAGATCCTCCACCTCTACGGCTCCGAGGCGATCCAGCAGCGCTGGCTGTCGCCGTTGCTCGAGGGCGAGATCCGCTCCGCGTTCGCCATGACCGAGCCTGCAGTGGCGTCGTCAGATGCCACCAACATCTCGCTGCGGATCGAGCGCGACGGCGACCACTACGTCCTCAACGGGCGCAAGTGGTTCACCTCCGGAATCCTGGCGCCCCGGTGCGAGGTGATGATCGTCATGGGCAAGACCGATCCGTCGGCGGCGCGGCACCTCCAGCAGTCGATGATCGTGGTGCCGAAGGACACGCCGGGCGTGACCGTCCTGCGGTCGCTCCGTGTGTTCGGTTACGAGCACCGCGGCGGTCACGGCGAGGTCGACTTCCAGGACGTGCGGGTGCCGGTGGACAACCTCCTCGGCGAGGAGGGCGGCGGCTTCGCCATCAGCCAGGCCCGCCTGGGGCCCGGGCGCATCCACCACTGCATGCGGGCGATCGGCGCCGCCGAGCGCGCCCTAGCCCTCATGGTCGAGCGGGCACTGGAGCGCACGACCTTCGGCAAGCTCGTGGCCCAGCAGGGCCTCATCCAGCACTGGATCGCCGAGTCCCGGATCGAGATCGACATGGCACGGGAGTACGTGCTGAAGACCGCCCACCTGATGGACACGGTGGGCAACAAGGCGGCCGCCACCGAGATCTCCGGGATCAAGGTGGCCGTCCCCCGCATTGCACTGAAGGTGATCGACCGGGCCATCCAGGTGCACGGCGGCGGCGGGGTCACCCAGGACTTCCCGCTGGCGGACATGTACGCCTACCACCGGACGCTGCGCATCGCGGACGGGCCCGACGAGGTCCACGAGATGACCATCGCCCGCCGGGAGCTCCTGCGCCACGACCCGGCGTTCCGCAACGCCTGA
- a CDS encoding NAD(P)/FAD-dependent oxidoreductase — MDDRTRWQEAMDIANIPTLLMVLVHLTGDRRWLDEPYRPTRTRGLDDNDTGGLPEDVQDEIRAAALEAIVAWDAGAPVAIDAPSPELLLEMMEACVGQDVPEAYAPIIANELRLFERPAERLDPPPGFEVLIVGAGISGVCAAVRLADAGIPYRILERNDAVGGTWLENRYPGCGVDTPSYLYTFSFARADWSKYFSLRDELHAYVSRVAADFGVTDHITFGTEVVSATWDEDALQWIVETQDRDGTPTTHRANVVISAVGAFNKPKIPDLPGADSFVGPAAHTARWPDGGIDLEGKRVAVIGTGASAMQLVPAIADTAESVTVFQRTAQWAAPFDKFHQEIPEPIRHLLATVPLYHDWYRIRLAWAFNDVLYPALQKDPEWDGSDGRAIGRVNDRHRAFYTEYIVAELGDRQDLLDRVLPDYPPYGKRMLMDNGWFRTMTRDDVHLATDAVEIRPHGVVTRDGTEHPADVLVWATGFDVVNFLAPMDVIGRDGVAVRDVWGPDDARAYLGTAIPGAPNFFCLYGPNAQFGHGGSLITIMERQMHYVMSLLRQMFDAGLGSVEVRQGVHDAYNAEVDAIHEGLVWTNAGVENYYRNSKGRVVAINPFRIVEFWARTEAADLDDYRTEPATVPTPAG; from the coding sequence GTGGACGACAGGACGCGGTGGCAGGAGGCGATGGACATCGCCAACATCCCCACCCTGTTGATGGTGCTGGTCCACCTGACCGGAGACCGTCGGTGGCTGGACGAGCCCTACCGCCCCACGCGCACGCGGGGCCTCGACGACAACGACACCGGTGGGTTGCCCGAGGACGTCCAGGACGAGATCCGGGCTGCGGCGCTGGAGGCCATCGTCGCCTGGGACGCCGGCGCCCCCGTGGCGATCGACGCCCCGTCGCCCGAGCTGCTGCTCGAGATGATGGAGGCCTGCGTCGGCCAGGACGTGCCCGAGGCCTACGCCCCGATCATCGCCAACGAGCTGCGGCTGTTCGAGCGGCCCGCCGAGCGCCTCGACCCCCCGCCGGGCTTCGAGGTGCTGATCGTCGGCGCCGGCATCTCCGGGGTGTGCGCCGCCGTGCGCCTGGCGGACGCCGGCATCCCCTACCGGATCCTCGAGCGCAACGACGCCGTCGGCGGGACCTGGCTGGAGAACCGCTATCCCGGGTGCGGGGTGGACACGCCGAGCTACCTCTACACCTTCTCGTTCGCCCGGGCCGACTGGTCGAAGTACTTCTCGTTGCGGGACGAGCTGCACGCCTACGTCTCCCGCGTGGCGGCCGATTTCGGGGTGACCGACCACATCACCTTCGGGACCGAGGTGGTGTCGGCCACTTGGGACGAGGACGCACTGCAGTGGATCGTGGAGACCCAGGACCGGGACGGTACGCCGACGACCCACCGGGCCAACGTCGTCATCAGCGCCGTCGGCGCCTTCAACAAGCCCAAGATCCCCGATCTCCCCGGGGCCGATTCCTTCGTCGGCCCGGCCGCCCACACGGCGCGCTGGCCCGACGGGGGGATCGATCTGGAGGGCAAGCGCGTGGCCGTGATCGGCACGGGTGCCAGCGCGATGCAACTGGTCCCCGCCATCGCCGACACCGCCGAGTCGGTCACGGTGTTCCAGCGCACCGCGCAGTGGGCGGCGCCGTTCGACAAGTTCCACCAGGAGATCCCCGAGCCGATCCGCCACCTGCTCGCGACCGTGCCGCTCTACCACGACTGGTACCGCATCCGGCTGGCGTGGGCGTTCAACGACGTCCTGTACCCGGCGCTGCAGAAGGACCCCGAGTGGGATGGGTCGGACGGCCGGGCCATCGGCCGGGTCAACGACCGTCACCGCGCCTTCTACACCGAGTACATCGTCGCCGAGTTGGGTGACCGCCAGGACCTCCTCGACCGGGTCCTGCCCGACTATCCGCCGTACGGCAAGCGGATGCTCATGGACAACGGGTGGTTCCGGACCATGACCCGGGACGACGTCCACCTGGCCACCGACGCCGTCGAGATCCGGCCCCACGGGGTCGTGACCCGTGACGGCACCGAGCACCCCGCCGACGTGCTCGTGTGGGCGACCGGCTTCGACGTCGTGAACTTCCTCGCGCCCATGGACGTCATCGGCCGGGACGGCGTGGCCGTCCGCGACGTCTGGGGCCCCGACGATGCACGCGCCTACCTCGGCACCGCGATCCCCGGGGCGCCCAATTTCTTCTGCCTGTACGGCCCCAACGCCCAGTTCGGCCACGGCGGCAGCCTCATCACGATCATGGAGCGCCAGATGCACTACGTGATGAGCCTGCTGCGCCAGATGTTCGATGCGGGGCTGGGCTCGGTCGAGGTCCGCCAAGGGGTCCACGACGCCTACAACGCCGAGGTCGACGCCATCCACGAAGGCCTGGTGTGGACGAACGCAGGCGTCGAGAACTACTACCGGAACTCCAAGGGCCGCGTGGTCGCGATCAACCCCTTCCGCATCGTCGAGTTCTGGGCCCGCACCGAAGCGGCCGACCTCGACGACTACCGCACCGAGCCGGCAACCGTCCCCACCCCGGCCGGCTGA
- a CDS encoding lipase: MDSRFEELLATLRGVQELARTETGVALRRLPSWTAAQAADPALEVMAGMPAGIRFELATDATTLELDVLATFLEVDGSPVGPTSAAFDLVVDGEEVDTQVVVDGTRVVVELGAGVFDVVEGATATVRFDGLPGDPAARVEVWLPHATTLELRDGRLTSGATLAPASGHRRRWVHHGSSISHCMEVHRPTRTWPALVARGAGVDLADLAFAGQCLLDPCVARTIRDLPADLISLKLGINVVNGDTMRERAFVPALHGFLDTIREGHPATPLIVATPIHCPMAETRPGPHVEGADGVFRPVPRPPELADGALHLVRVRELMAAAVAARRDAGDEHLHLLDGPALFGPADAGDLPDGLHPNEAGYARMADRFLELAFGAGRPFAE, translated from the coding sequence ATGGATAGCCGATTCGAGGAACTCCTGGCCACCCTGCGGGGCGTGCAGGAGCTGGCCCGCACCGAGACCGGCGTCGCGCTCCGCCGGCTCCCGAGCTGGACCGCGGCGCAGGCCGCGGACCCCGCCCTCGAGGTGATGGCCGGCATGCCCGCCGGCATCCGCTTCGAGCTGGCCACCGACGCCACGACCCTGGAGCTCGACGTCCTCGCCACCTTCCTCGAGGTGGACGGCTCGCCGGTCGGCCCGACCAGCGCGGCGTTCGACCTGGTCGTCGACGGGGAGGAGGTCGACACCCAAGTCGTCGTCGACGGGACCCGGGTCGTCGTCGAGCTCGGCGCCGGCGTCTTCGACGTCGTCGAAGGCGCGACGGCCACCGTCCGCTTCGACGGCCTGCCCGGCGACCCCGCCGCCCGGGTCGAGGTGTGGCTGCCCCACGCCACCACCCTCGAGCTCCGCGACGGCCGGCTCACGAGCGGAGCGACGCTCGCTCCCGCGTCCGGGCACCGTCGGCGCTGGGTGCACCACGGCAGCTCGATCAGCCACTGCATGGAGGTGCACCGTCCGACCCGGACGTGGCCCGCGCTCGTGGCCCGCGGCGCGGGGGTGGACCTGGCGGACCTCGCCTTCGCCGGCCAGTGCCTGCTCGATCCGTGCGTGGCCCGCACCATCCGCGACCTCCCCGCAGACCTCATCAGCCTGAAGCTCGGCATCAACGTGGTGAACGGCGACACGATGCGCGAGCGGGCCTTCGTCCCCGCCCTGCACGGCTTCCTCGACACGATCCGCGAGGGTCACCCCGCCACGCCCCTGATCGTGGCCACGCCGATCCACTGCCCGATGGCCGAGACCCGGCCGGGGCCGCACGTCGAGGGCGCCGACGGGGTGTTCCGCCCGGTCCCCCGCCCACCGGAGCTCGCCGACGGTGCGCTCCACCTCGTGCGCGTCCGCGAGCTCATGGCGGCAGCGGTCGCTGCCCGGCGCGACGCCGGCGACGAGCACCTGCACCTGCTCGACGGGCCGGCGCTGTTCGGTCCGGCCGACGCCGGCGACCTCCCCGACGGCCTGCACCCGAACGAGGCGGGGTACGCCCGCATGGCCGACCGCTTCCTCGAACTGGCCTTCGGAGCCGGCCGCCCGTTCGCCGAGTGA
- a CDS encoding enoyl-CoA hydratase/isomerase family protein: MYREVLYEVDDPVATITLNRPEVLNAWTPTMEMEVRDALARAVADPAVVGIVLTGAGRGFCAGVDLTMLEAYAAGDRDVLVAEEVALPGEAWSEDLRGPYSFLMSLPKPVVAAINGPVVGLALAIVLACDLRFMAEDAHLATTFAERGLVAEYGLGWLLPRMVGPTVAMDLLFSARPVRSSEAVALGLANRSLPPDELLSAARAYIVDLAARCSPASLAVMKRQVYTHLHAGLREAELESRRLMLASFERPDAAEGVRSFVKKRPPRFARLGTTTGG, translated from the coding sequence ATGTACCGCGAGGTCCTCTACGAGGTCGACGACCCGGTCGCGACCATCACGCTCAACCGGCCCGAGGTGCTGAACGCCTGGACGCCGACGATGGAGATGGAGGTGCGCGATGCGCTCGCGCGTGCGGTCGCGGATCCCGCGGTCGTCGGCATCGTCCTGACCGGCGCGGGGCGGGGGTTCTGCGCGGGCGTGGATCTGACGATGCTCGAGGCCTACGCCGCGGGCGACCGCGACGTGCTCGTCGCCGAGGAGGTGGCGCTGCCGGGTGAGGCGTGGAGCGAGGACCTGCGCGGCCCCTACAGCTTCCTGATGTCGCTTCCGAAGCCGGTCGTCGCCGCCATCAACGGCCCGGTGGTGGGCCTGGCCCTGGCCATCGTCCTGGCCTGCGACCTGCGCTTCATGGCCGAAGACGCCCACCTCGCCACCACGTTCGCGGAGCGCGGCCTCGTCGCCGAGTACGGCCTGGGCTGGCTGCTGCCCCGGATGGTGGGCCCGACGGTGGCGATGGACCTGCTGTTCTCGGCTCGTCCGGTGCGCAGCTCGGAAGCCGTCGCACTCGGTCTGGCCAACCGGTCGCTGCCCCCTGACGAGCTGCTCAGCGCGGCGCGCGCCTACATCGTGGATCTCGCCGCGAGGTGCTCGCCGGCCTCGCTGGCGGTGATGAAGCGGCAGGTCTACACGCACCTCCACGCCGGCCTCCGCGAGGCCGAGCTGGAGTCCCGCCGACTCATGTTGGCGAGCTTCGAGCGGCCCGACGCCGCCGAAGGCGTGCGCTCGTTCGTGAAGAAGCGGCCCCCGCGGTTCGCGCGGCTGGGCACGACCACGGGAGGTTGA
- a CDS encoding SDR family NAD(P)-dependent oxidoreductase → MGGGQAGLCADRVVVITGAGRGIGRGHALAFARHGAKVVVNDLGAEVGGNGASLSPAQEVVAEIEAEGGEAVVDGHDVSDWAGAEALVATAVEAFGRLDVLVNNAGILRDRVLVNMAEDEWDSVIRVHLKGTFATCHFAANHWRDRVKAGEEVDGRIINTTSASGLYGAVGQANYGAAKAGIAALTIIAAEELARYGVAVNAISPGGRTRMTEPLGYGVGIPEDKFDFADPENVAPMVVWLGSEEAKGITGQVFQASGGTIGIEQGWHHGPEVRQKARWDPAEIGPVVRDLLAQQAAG, encoded by the coding sequence ATGGGTGGAGGGCAGGCAGGGCTGTGCGCCGACCGGGTGGTCGTGATCACTGGCGCCGGCCGGGGGATCGGGCGGGGCCACGCCCTCGCCTTCGCCCGCCACGGGGCCAAGGTCGTCGTCAACGACCTCGGCGCCGAGGTCGGCGGTAACGGGGCGTCGCTGTCGCCGGCGCAGGAGGTGGTGGCCGAGATCGAGGCCGAGGGCGGCGAGGCCGTCGTCGACGGCCACGACGTGAGCGACTGGGCGGGCGCAGAGGCGCTGGTGGCCACCGCGGTCGAGGCGTTCGGGCGCCTCGACGTGCTGGTGAACAACGCTGGGATCCTGCGGGACCGGGTGCTGGTCAACATGGCCGAGGACGAGTGGGACTCGGTCATCCGGGTCCACCTCAAGGGGACCTTCGCCACCTGCCACTTCGCGGCCAACCACTGGCGGGACCGCGTGAAGGCGGGCGAGGAGGTCGACGGTCGCATCATCAACACCACCTCGGCGTCCGGGCTCTACGGCGCCGTCGGCCAGGCCAACTACGGCGCGGCCAAGGCGGGCATCGCGGCGTTGACGATCATCGCCGCCGAGGAGTTGGCGCGCTACGGCGTGGCGGTCAACGCCATCTCGCCGGGCGGGCGGACCCGGATGACCGAGCCGCTCGGCTACGGCGTCGGCATCCCCGAGGACAAGTTCGACTTCGCCGACCCGGAGAACGTGGCCCCGATGGTCGTGTGGCTGGGCAGTGAGGAGGCGAAGGGCATCACCGGGCAGGTCTTCCAGGCCAGCGGGGGCACGATCGGCATCGAGCAGGGCTGGCACCACGGGCCCGAGGTCCGCCAGAAGGCCCGCTGGGACCCCGCCGAGATCGGCCCGGTCGTGCGCGACCTCCTCGCCCAGCAGGCGGCGGGCTGA
- a CDS encoding acyl-CoA dehydrogenase family protein yields the protein MDLDDTPEEATFRAEARAWLEGEVEPLAPGEAPAAISEFEDPDEIERSRAWQARKAEAGWACFTWPVEYGGRGGTSTQRSIFAQEEARFRIPPDVFTAGIGMAGPTLLAHGSDEQKRRWLPGMARGEQIWCQLFSEPGAGSDLAALRTAAIRDGDEWVVDGQKLWSSAANLADWGLLLVRTDPDVGKHAGLTYLLVDMRSPGIDARPIRQITGGANFNEVFLTGVRVPDANRLGEVGGGWSVALTTLMNERSSLGAGGTGGALGVRALIALAAATHDERGPLLGDDAVCEAIADCYVRSKGVVYTSWRTQTAMSRGVPPGPEVSIAKLVAGRMRQDMMALALDLQDLFGAVVASDPAADHLPWDHGYLFAPAARIGGGTDEVLRNIIGERALGLPPEPRVDKGLAFREIPTGR from the coding sequence GTGGACCTCGACGACACGCCGGAGGAGGCGACCTTCCGGGCGGAGGCCCGGGCCTGGCTCGAGGGTGAGGTCGAGCCCCTGGCGCCGGGAGAGGCGCCGGCCGCGATCTCGGAATTCGAGGACCCCGACGAGATCGAGCGGTCCCGGGCCTGGCAGGCCCGCAAGGCCGAGGCCGGGTGGGCCTGCTTCACCTGGCCGGTCGAATACGGCGGGCGGGGCGGCACCTCGACGCAGCGCTCGATCTTCGCTCAGGAGGAGGCGCGGTTCCGGATCCCTCCCGACGTCTTCACCGCCGGCATCGGCATGGCCGGCCCCACGCTGCTGGCCCACGGCAGTGACGAGCAGAAGCGGCGCTGGCTGCCCGGGATGGCCCGGGGTGAGCAGATCTGGTGCCAGCTGTTCAGCGAGCCGGGGGCGGGCTCGGACCTCGCCGCCCTGCGCACCGCGGCGATCCGCGACGGCGACGAGTGGGTCGTGGACGGCCAGAAGCTGTGGTCGTCGGCGGCGAACCTGGCCGACTGGGGCCTGCTGCTCGTGCGCACCGACCCGGACGTGGGCAAGCACGCGGGGCTCACCTACCTGCTGGTCGACATGCGCTCACCCGGCATCGACGCCCGCCCGATCCGCCAGATCACGGGCGGCGCCAACTTCAACGAGGTGTTCCTCACCGGGGTGCGGGTCCCCGACGCCAACCGGCTCGGCGAGGTGGGCGGGGGCTGGTCGGTCGCGCTCACGACGCTGATGAACGAACGGTCGTCGCTCGGCGCCGGCGGGACGGGCGGCGCCCTCGGGGTCCGCGCGCTGATCGCGTTGGCGGCGGCGACCCACGACGAACGGGGCCCCCTGCTCGGCGACGATGCCGTGTGCGAGGCCATCGCGGACTGCTACGTGCGCTCGAAGGGGGTCGTCTACACGTCGTGGCGCACCCAGACCGCGATGTCGCGCGGTGTCCCGCCCGGGCCGGAGGTCTCGATCGCCAAGCTGGTCGCCGGCCGCATGCGCCAGGACATGATGGCCCTGGCCCTCGACCTCCAGGACCTCTTCGGTGCGGTCGTCGCGTCCGACCCGGCCGCCGACCACCTGCCCTGGGACCACGGCTACCTGTTCGCCCCCGCCGCCCGCATCGGTGGGGGCACCGACGAGGTCCTGCGCAACATCATCGGCGAGCGTGCCCTCGGGCTCCCCCCGGAGCCGCGGGTGGACAAGGGCCTCGCGTTCCGCGAGATCCCGACGGGACGGTGA
- a CDS encoding acyl-CoA/acyl-ACP dehydrogenase, protein MNFDFDDDHRELQRAARALLDDRCTLRDVRSVFEGPAPFDADLWDAGAAMGWMGLAVPEADGGLGLGYLELCLVAEELGRALAPIPLSSSVYLGIEALLLAGSPDQRARYLPRLAAGELIATLAVQERRDRVAGFDLQTRFEDGRLHGVKAPVPDGECAGLAVVVANGGSTLALVELDGEGVRREPLASLDPSRSLARLHFDGAAAEVLGADGDGRHLLDRLYDRAAVLFAFEQLGGAQRCLDLAVGYAKERYTFGRPIGSYQAVKHKLADVFVAVELARSNAYYGAWALSTGSDELAIAACLARISATEAFQAAAEEGLHVHGGIGFTWEHDAHLFLRRARLLAVELGAARRWKRTLVHRLAARP, encoded by the coding sequence GTGAACTTCGACTTCGACGACGACCACCGGGAGCTCCAGCGGGCCGCTCGCGCCCTCCTCGACGATCGGTGCACCCTGCGCGACGTGCGCTCGGTGTTCGAGGGCCCCGCCCCGTTCGACGCCGACCTCTGGGACGCGGGGGCGGCGATGGGTTGGATGGGGCTGGCCGTCCCGGAGGCCGATGGCGGCCTGGGGCTCGGCTACCTCGAGCTCTGCCTGGTGGCCGAGGAGCTGGGGCGGGCTTTGGCCCCGATCCCGCTGTCCTCCTCGGTCTACCTCGGGATCGAGGCCCTGTTGCTGGCCGGCTCACCCGATCAGCGGGCGCGCTACCTCCCGCGCCTCGCCGCGGGGGAGCTCATCGCCACGCTGGCGGTCCAGGAGCGACGGGATCGCGTCGCCGGATTCGACCTCCAGACCCGCTTCGAGGACGGTCGCCTGCACGGCGTGAAGGCGCCGGTGCCCGACGGCGAGTGCGCCGGGCTCGCCGTGGTGGTGGCCAACGGTGGCTCGACGCTGGCCCTGGTCGAGCTGGACGGCGAGGGCGTGCGACGGGAGCCGCTCGCGTCCCTCGATCCCTCGCGCTCCCTGGCCCGCCTGCACTTCGACGGCGCGGCGGCCGAGGTGCTCGGCGCCGACGGCGATGGCCGCCACCTGCTCGACCGGCTCTACGACCGCGCCGCGGTGCTGTTCGCGTTCGAGCAGCTGGGCGGGGCCCAGCGCTGCCTCGACCTGGCCGTGGGCTACGCCAAGGAGCGCTACACGTTCGGCCGGCCCATCGGCTCCTACCAGGCCGTCAAGCACAAGCTGGCCGACGTGTTCGTCGCGGTCGAGCTGGCCCGCTCCAACGCCTACTACGGCGCGTGGGCGCTCTCGACGGGCAGCGACGAGCTCGCGATCGCGGCCTGCCTGGCCCGGATCAGCGCGACGGAGGCATTTCAAGCTGCGGCAGAAGAAGGACTGCACGTCCACGGCGGGATCGGCTTCACCTGGGAGCACGACGCCCACCTCTTCTTGCGTCGCGCCCGGCTGCTCGCGGTCGAGCTCGGGGCCGCCCGCCGGTGGAAGCGCACGCTCGTCCACCGCCTTGCCGCGCGCCCGTGA
- a CDS encoding TetR/AcrR family transcriptional regulator, with product MSRAGEEPGDAGVPGVVEPVQGRSKLSTRRLLEAAGDLIAERGFEQTSLAAIGERAGYSRGLVTTRFGTKENLLKVLMERITSDWIEHNVLPEIAGLPGLDAMLTYLDTVIRQLERDPQAMRVLWALSFEAVRPSSPLRQYAEPYHRNTVNVVTEFLEAGIADGTINPEIDPQAEALLHAATLRGLAYHWMLEGESADVVALFTSFRDRIAREYRNPEGPDRTS from the coding sequence ATGAGCCGCGCGGGGGAGGAGCCGGGCGACGCCGGGGTGCCCGGCGTCGTCGAGCCGGTCCAGGGCCGCTCGAAGCTCTCCACCCGACGCCTCCTCGAGGCCGCCGGCGACCTGATCGCCGAGCGGGGCTTCGAGCAGACCAGCCTCGCCGCCATCGGTGAGCGGGCGGGCTACAGCCGAGGCCTGGTCACCACGCGGTTCGGGACCAAGGAGAACCTGCTGAAGGTCCTGATGGAGCGGATCACCTCCGACTGGATCGAGCACAACGTCCTGCCCGAGATCGCCGGCCTGCCCGGCCTCGACGCGATGCTCACCTACCTCGACACCGTGATCCGCCAGCTGGAGCGCGACCCGCAGGCGATGCGGGTGCTCTGGGCGCTGTCGTTCGAAGCGGTCCGCCCCTCGTCCCCACTGCGCCAGTACGCCGAGCCGTACCACCGGAACACGGTGAACGTGGTCACCGAGTTCCTCGAGGCGGGCATCGCGGACGGGACGATCAATCCCGAGATCGACCCGCAGGCCGAGGCCCTGCTCCACGCCGCGACCCTCCGCGGGCTGGCCTACCACTGGATGCTCGAGGGCGAGTCCGCCGACGTCGTGGCGCTCTTCACGTCGTTCCGCGACCGCATCGCCCGCGAGTACCGGAACCCCGAGGGGCCCGACCGCACGTCCTGA